A part of Thiomicrorhabdus sediminis genomic DNA contains:
- a CDS encoding trimeric intracellular cation channel family protein: MQLQPTPTLIENLYWITIVALVVSSASGVLQAGFRRFDLFGMIIIGITTGIGGGSVRDMLLGKQAFWIVNQEYFIVAVLSSVLMFIIARRWAVNPSFFLIPDAAGLAAYSIAGTLAALMFGAPWFVASFMGVLTGIMGGVLRDILCNEPPVVFQSSLYGTIAWVGSLLFIGLLYLDWDITWATLAAGLLMFCTRVVAMKYDIGLPKFRFKTE, from the coding sequence ATGCAATTACAACCAACACCCACGCTAATTGAAAACCTCTATTGGATAACCATTGTGGCATTGGTAGTGTCCTCCGCATCCGGTGTTTTACAGGCGGGATTTCGTCGGTTTGATTTGTTCGGCATGATTATTATCGGCATTACCACCGGTATTGGCGGCGGCTCGGTGCGCGATATGCTGTTGGGCAAACAGGCGTTTTGGATCGTTAATCAGGAATATTTTATTGTCGCGGTACTCAGCTCGGTGCTGATGTTCATCATCGCCCGACGCTGGGCGGTGAATCCTAGCTTCTTTTTGATTCCCGATGCCGCCGGGCTGGCCGCATACAGCATAGCCGGAACCTTGGCGGCACTAATGTTTGGCGCCCCTTGGTTTGTCGCCAGCTTCATGGGCGTGCTGACCGGCATTATGGGAGGTGTTTTACGAGACATTCTCTGCAATGAGCCGCCGGTAGTGTTCCAAAGCTCCCTTTACGGCACCATTGCTTGGGTAGGCTCTTTGCTGTTTATCGGTCTGTTGTATCTTGATTGGGACATTACTTGGGCAACCTTAGCGGCCGGTCTGTTAATGTTTTGCACCCGAGTGGTTGCGATGAAATACGATATCGGCCTACCCAAGTTTCGTTTTAAAACCGAATAA
- the ggt gene encoding gamma-glutamyltransferase, which translates to MFNRPSKKKILLPVMLLAFAATSALAQQSNSHTPHQAAFAMPDKYSAQTVKQIFAKGGNAVDAAIAAGFSLAVTYPEAGNLGGGGFMTIFNAKPDNQQHSYFLDYREKAPIAATETMYLDENGEVIPYRSLVGYRASGVPGTVMGMWQAHQKFGTLPWSELLQPAIDLAQNGFQVSPQLESRSAWYSGWIADKSTQPLNFNDYFSGLKINQLLKQPELAQTLSRIAEKGVAEFYRGKTADLLVKQMQQGGGLITHKDLASYQAVWRQPVIGEWNGMQIVSAPPPSSGGVAIIQLLKMQKQLEPLYQQYLADQQNSGLSEQAIEAHFYAEMAKRVYADRAYYLGDSDFVYVPITELISDDYLFERASEVNLERISDSAQISHGKIETPETTHFSIVDPYGNAVSNTYTLNMPFGNGVVIEGAGFLMNDEMDDFSTKPGVANVFGVVGGKANAIAPQKRMLSSMSPTIVLKDNRVDMVVGTPGGSTIITSVFQTIMNVYKKGMSVQQAVDAPRVHHQLLPINQIAYNPELPDKVKDDLLMLGYNLKKNNYMGDVQMILHTTEGYQAASDVRGEGVAGIWTAQ; encoded by the coding sequence ATGTTTAACCGCCCAAGCAAAAAAAAGATTCTATTGCCTGTTATGCTTTTGGCGTTTGCTGCCACTAGCGCTTTGGCGCAACAATCCAATTCTCACACCCCGCATCAAGCCGCATTCGCCATGCCGGACAAATACAGTGCGCAAACGGTAAAGCAGATATTCGCCAAAGGCGGTAATGCCGTTGATGCGGCGATTGCGGCAGGATTTTCGTTAGCGGTGACCTATCCTGAAGCGGGTAATCTTGGCGGCGGTGGTTTTATGACCATTTTCAATGCCAAACCCGATAATCAGCAACACAGCTATTTTCTCGATTACCGCGAAAAAGCACCGATTGCCGCCACCGAAACCATGTATCTGGATGAAAACGGTGAGGTGATTCCTTATCGGTCTTTGGTCGGTTATCGTGCTTCCGGTGTACCGGGAACGGTAATGGGAATGTGGCAAGCGCATCAAAAATTCGGCACTTTGCCGTGGTCTGAGTTGTTGCAACCGGCCATCGATTTAGCGCAAAACGGTTTTCAGGTATCACCACAACTGGAGTCTCGTTCGGCTTGGTATAGCGGTTGGATTGCCGATAAATCGACACAGCCGTTGAACTTCAACGATTACTTTTCCGGGTTGAAGATCAATCAGCTGCTCAAACAGCCGGAGCTGGCACAAACCCTAAGTCGAATTGCCGAAAAAGGTGTTGCAGAGTTCTATCGCGGTAAAACGGCCGATTTATTGGTCAAACAGATGCAGCAAGGCGGCGGTCTGATCACCCATAAGGATTTGGCGAGCTATCAAGCGGTTTGGCGTCAGCCGGTAATCGGTGAATGGAATGGTATGCAGATCGTTTCGGCACCACCACCTAGTTCCGGCGGTGTCGCCATTATCCAGCTTCTGAAAATGCAAAAACAGTTGGAACCGCTTTATCAACAGTATTTAGCCGATCAGCAGAATTCAGGTTTGAGCGAGCAGGCGATTGAAGCGCATTTTTATGCCGAGATGGCAAAGCGGGTCTATGCCGATCGAGCCTATTATCTGGGTGATAGCGACTTTGTTTATGTGCCGATCACTGAGCTGATTAGTGACGATTACCTTTTCGAGCGTGCCAGCGAGGTCAATCTTGAGCGTATTTCCGATTCGGCGCAAATCAGCCACGGTAAAATCGAAACTCCGGAAACCACGCATTTCTCCATTGTCGACCCCTATGGTAATGCGGTATCCAATACCTATACCTTGAATATGCCATTTGGTAATGGCGTGGTTATCGAAGGAGCCGGTTTTTTAATGAACGATGAAATGGACGACTTTTCCACCAAGCCGGGAGTCGCCAATGTATTTGGTGTCGTAGGTGGTAAAGCCAATGCCATTGCGCCGCAAAAACGCATGTTGTCCTCTATGTCGCCAACCATTGTCTTAAAAGACAATCGGGTCGATATGGTGGTCGGTACGCCGGGCGGTTCTACCATTATCACTTCGGTATTTCAGACGATTATGAATGTCTATAAAAAAGGCATGAGTGTACAGCAGGCGGTCGATGCGCCACGTGTGCATCATCAACTATTGCCTATCAATCAGATCGCCTATAACCCTGAATTACCGGATAAGGTCAAAGACGACCTGCTTATGCTGGGCTATAACCTGAAAAAGAATAACTATATGGGCGATGTGCAGATGATTTTGCATACAACCGAAGGCTACCAAGCCGCCTCGGATGTGCGCGGTGAAGGGGTTGCCGGTATCTGGACGGCGCAGTAG
- a CDS encoding YSC84-related protein — translation MSPFSLQKVFRQATLASLISASFMVYATPSFAQEFNDSAPGMEEHTPESEPQMTQDMTDEEFEDTIRAFRKAPQSRAFFEHAYGYAVFPTIGKAGFFIGGAYGQGRVFEQGRYSGNVEMTQATIGFQFGGQAFSQIIFFQDQRAYDEFTSGNFEFGAQASAIVITAGANAEASTKGTSATGNIGNQYVKAEGQYYKGMAVFSIAKGGLMYEATLGGQKFNFHPN, via the coding sequence ATGTCGCCATTTTCACTACAAAAAGTTTTCAGACAAGCCACTTTAGCTTCACTAATCAGTGCATCTTTCATGGTTTATGCCACGCCTTCGTTCGCGCAAGAGTTTAATGATTCGGCACCTGGTATGGAAGAACACACTCCTGAATCGGAACCGCAGATGACTCAAGACATGACCGATGAAGAGTTTGAAGACACTATCCGCGCTTTTCGAAAAGCCCCGCAAAGCCGTGCCTTTTTCGAACACGCTTACGGTTATGCTGTTTTCCCGACTATCGGTAAGGCCGGTTTCTTTATTGGTGGAGCCTACGGGCAAGGTCGTGTATTTGAACAAGGTCGTTACTCGGGCAATGTAGAAATGACTCAAGCGACTATCGGTTTCCAGTTCGGTGGTCAGGCTTTCAGTCAGATCATTTTCTTCCAAGATCAGCGCGCTTATGATGAATTCACTTCCGGCAACTTCGAGTTCGGTGCTCAGGCCTCGGCGATTGTCATTACCGCCGGCGCCAATGCCGAAGCCTCAACCAAAGGGACTTCGGCAACCGGTAATATCGGTAACCAGTATGTTAAGGCGGAAGGTCAGTACTACAAAGGTATGGCGGTATTCAGTATTGCCAAGGGTGGTTTGATGTATGAAGCCACTTTAGGCGGACAGAAATTCAACTTCCATCCCAACTAA
- a CDS encoding DUF3392 family protein, giving the protein MDILGILNDLLLDVSDWMRGYLAQIVLAMITTLLVIYGDNILQIVKQQIGALKMPLRITLFVVFCAFGFSFITSVMSPFLSGWLAQANAAFLPFIVIAIFYFLGYLAQRKNML; this is encoded by the coding sequence ATGGATATTCTTGGAATTTTAAACGACTTATTACTTGATGTTTCTGACTGGATGCGCGGTTATTTAGCCCAGATTGTTCTCGCTATGATCACCACTTTATTGGTGATTTACGGTGACAATATCCTGCAAATCGTTAAACAACAGATCGGTGCTTTGAAGATGCCTTTGCGCATCACCCTGTTTGTTGTGTTCTGTGCTTTCGGCTTTAGCTTTATCACCTCGGTGATGTCACCGTTCTTAAGCGGCTGGCTAGCACAAGCCAATGCGGCGTTTTTACCGTTTATTGTCATTGCCATCTTCTATTTTCTGGGTTATCTGGCACAACGCAAAAACATGCTTTAA
- a CDS encoding peptidylprolyl isomerase — protein MTIATARHILVDSEEKCNDLKTQIENGADFAELAKQHSTCPSGSAGGDLGQFGPGMMVPEFDKVVFSADVGTVQGPVKTMFGYHLLEVTSRT, from the coding sequence ATGACTATTGCGACAGCTCGACATATTCTGGTCGATAGTGAAGAAAAATGTAACGACCTAAAAACGCAAATTGAAAACGGTGCGGATTTTGCCGAGTTGGCTAAACAGCATTCAACCTGTCCATCAGGTTCTGCCGGTGGTGATTTGGGTCAGTTCGGTCCGGGAATGATGGTGCCTGAATTTGATAAGGTGGTTTTTTCCGCTGATGTCGGTACCGTTCAAGGGCCGGTAAAAACCATGTTTGGTTACCACCTGTTGGAAGTCACTAGCCGCACTTAA
- a CDS encoding hydroxymethylglutaryl-CoA reductase codes for MKEISETNVQPFAQIPMQAVGPFKLIGDVETDDLMVPMATYETPLWPSVARGARVAARAGGIRVTLIDERMTRSILLQAKHAGIAAQRLAEIKSRQEDIQEVVSQSSRFAKLLEMNSQVVGNLIYLRFEFHTGDASGHNMATNAADKIIPWLLAEYPDLDYVSISANYCTDKKVSAVNGILGRGKYVVCETTIPAKLCQRYLKTTPQALVDLHIKKDLIGSIVSGGLRTANAHVANMLLGFYLATGQDAANIVEGSQAINHAEVTPEGDLYFSTTLPNLIVGSVGNGKGLDFVLENLRLLGCADDSLPAGGNARRLACIAGATAFCGELSLLAAQTNPGELMQAHIKLERQHKA; via the coding sequence ATGAAAGAGATATCAGAGACAAACGTACAGCCATTTGCCCAAATTCCGATGCAGGCCGTGGGCCCGTTTAAACTCATCGGTGATGTCGAAACCGATGATTTAATGGTGCCGATGGCAACCTATGAAACACCGCTTTGGCCCTCTGTGGCTCGCGGTGCTCGAGTGGCCGCCAGAGCCGGCGGCATTCGCGTCACCTTGATTGATGAGCGTATGACCCGCTCCATTTTGCTGCAAGCCAAACACGCCGGCATTGCTGCCCAACGCCTTGCCGAAATCAAAAGCCGTCAGGAAGATATTCAAGAGGTCGTCAGTCAAAGCAGTCGTTTCGCCAAACTTTTGGAAATGAACTCCCAAGTGGTCGGTAATCTGATTTATCTGCGCTTTGAGTTTCATACCGGTGATGCCTCGGGCCACAATATGGCCACCAATGCAGCGGATAAAATTATTCCTTGGTTATTGGCCGAATACCCGGATTTGGATTATGTATCGATTTCGGCCAACTACTGCACCGATAAAAAAGTCTCGGCGGTTAACGGTATCTTAGGCCGAGGTAAATACGTGGTTTGTGAGACCACTATTCCTGCCAAGCTCTGTCAGCGATACTTAAAAACCACACCGCAAGCGCTGGTGGATCTGCATATCAAAAAAGACCTGATCGGCAGCATTGTTTCCGGTGGTCTGCGAACCGCCAATGCCCATGTCGCCAATATGCTGTTAGGTTTTTATCTCGCCACCGGACAAGATGCCGCCAATATCGTTGAAGGCTCTCAGGCCATCAACCATGCCGAAGTCACCCCGGAAGGCGATTTGTATTTTTCAACCACCCTCCCTAACTTGATTGTCGGCTCGGTCGGCAACGGTAAAGGCTTGGATTTCGTTTTGGAAAACCTGCGTTTATTGGGCTGTGCTGACGACTCTCTGCCTGCCGGAGGCAATGCTCGTCGCTTGGCCTGCATTGCCGGTGCGACCGCATTTTGTGGTGAACTGTCCTTACTTGCGGCGCAGACCAATCCGGGTGAGCTGATGCAAGCGCATATTAAACTGGAACGCCAGCACAAGGCCTAA
- the fni gene encoding type 2 isopentenyl-diphosphate Delta-isomerase has product MSTEFQAQQVNRRKQDHIDAVLNDPLVERGNSGFESIRLQHRALPELDFARLDSSVRFLHKQLDLPLLIASMTGGSGENLQHINRHLAEAAQQAGIAMAVGSQRAMILDKAAQASFDIRRYAPDIPLIANLGAVQLNYGFGEDEARRVIDILEADALYLHLNPLQELIQPEGDTNFAHLLEKIAQLQNKIDVPIILKEVGCGLSDKDIELGLSAGIRYFDIAGQGGTSWSRIESHRSDNSLGELFQDWGLTTLQSLEQARAYQKQGYFIASGGIRNGIDMIKAVIMGGRICGIAAPFLAPAQDSTEAVLKTIGQFKQEFQTAQFLLGVDKAPKLHLNKQLVVAD; this is encoded by the coding sequence ATGAGCACAGAATTTCAGGCACAACAGGTTAATCGTCGCAAGCAAGATCATATCGATGCCGTGCTCAATGACCCGCTAGTCGAGCGAGGCAATAGCGGTTTCGAAAGCATTCGCCTGCAACATCGCGCCTTGCCCGAATTGGATTTCGCCCGCCTCGACAGCTCAGTACGTTTTTTACATAAACAGCTCGACCTGCCTCTTCTGATCGCATCAATGACCGGAGGCAGTGGCGAAAACCTGCAGCATATCAACCGCCATTTAGCCGAAGCCGCGCAACAAGCAGGCATCGCCATGGCGGTGGGTTCACAACGAGCGATGATCCTCGATAAGGCCGCACAAGCCAGTTTCGATATCCGTCGCTACGCCCCCGACATTCCGTTAATTGCCAACTTGGGAGCGGTGCAACTGAATTACGGTTTCGGAGAAGATGAAGCGCGCCGTGTTATCGATATTCTTGAAGCCGATGCGCTTTATCTGCACCTCAATCCGTTACAAGAATTGATTCAGCCCGAAGGCGATACCAATTTTGCCCATTTGCTGGAAAAAATCGCCCAATTGCAAAACAAAATCGATGTGCCGATTATCCTAAAAGAAGTCGGTTGTGGTTTAAGCGATAAAGACATTGAATTGGGCTTATCCGCCGGTATCCGTTATTTTGATATAGCCGGTCAAGGCGGTACTTCATGGAGCCGCATCGAATCGCATCGATCCGACAACAGTCTTGGCGAACTGTTCCAGGATTGGGGACTGACCACTTTGCAGAGCTTAGAGCAAGCTAGAGCCTACCAAAAACAAGGCTATTTTATTGCCAGCGGCGGCATACGAAACGGTATTGATATGATAAAAGCTGTTATAATGGGCGGCCGAATTTGTGGTATTGCGGCGCCATTTTTGGCTCCGGCACAAGACTCAACAGAAGCCGTATTAAAAACGATCGGGCAATTTAAGCAGGAATTCCAGACCGCTCAGTTTTTGCTGGGTGTAGATAAGGCGCCTAAATTGCATTTAAACAAACAGCTGGTTGTTGCCGACTGA
- a CDS encoding hydroxymethylglutaryl-CoA synthase has protein sequence MMKVGIDLIHFATADYYLGLDTFAEEKQTELDKYIVGIGQEKMSIAPPDEDIVSLAAKAAAPILEKIDASQISAVLFATETSVDQSKSAGVFLHGLLELPSRCRVVEFKHACYAGAAALQMATTMVKANHKEKILVIAADIAKYDVDTSGEATQGCGAVAMLVSANPRIIEIESGSGYYTDDVMDFWRPNNRTTALVDGKYSTKVYLNSLKHAWQHFVEETGRKFEDIDYFCYHIPFTKMAEKAHKTLVKKVAASVTQEQFDKQTLPSQVYNRIVGNSYSASLFVGFISLLDNVKDNLAGKRVSFFSYGSGCVAEFFSGIIQPGYEKVLMTGDHLRQIEQRQPLSYQQYLDYYHNQETLPENIIFPQTNKGPYRLAGIDDHKRYYEKTTDSQ, from the coding sequence ATGATGAAAGTTGGTATTGATCTTATTCACTTTGCAACCGCCGATTACTACCTCGGTCTAGATACTTTTGCCGAGGAAAAACAGACTGAGCTCGACAAGTATATCGTTGGTATCGGCCAGGAAAAAATGTCGATCGCCCCGCCGGATGAAGACATTGTCAGCCTGGCCGCCAAAGCCGCAGCGCCGATCCTAGAAAAAATCGATGCCAGCCAGATCAGCGCGGTGTTGTTTGCTACCGAAACATCGGTTGACCAATCCAAATCGGCCGGTGTGTTTTTGCATGGTCTGCTGGAACTGCCGAGCCGTTGCCGAGTGGTCGAATTCAAACACGCCTGTTATGCCGGCGCGGCCGCCTTGCAGATGGCAACCACCATGGTCAAGGCCAACCATAAAGAAAAAATTCTTGTTATCGCAGCAGACATCGCCAAATACGATGTTGATACCTCAGGCGAAGCGACCCAAGGCTGTGGCGCCGTTGCCATGCTGGTAAGTGCTAATCCACGTATTATCGAAATCGAATCCGGCTCCGGTTACTACACCGATGATGTTATGGATTTCTGGCGTCCTAACAACAGAACCACCGCCTTGGTGGACGGTAAATATTCCACCAAAGTGTACTTGAATAGCCTGAAACACGCTTGGCAGCATTTTGTTGAAGAGACCGGACGCAAGTTTGAAGACATCGATTACTTCTGCTACCACATTCCATTTACCAAAATGGCGGAAAAAGCGCATAAGACTCTGGTTAAAAAAGTCGCGGCCAGCGTGACTCAGGAACAATTTGATAAGCAAACATTGCCGAGCCAAGTCTATAACCGCATTGTCGGTAACAGTTACAGCGCTTCACTATTTGTCGGCTTTATTTCATTGCTGGATAATGTCAAAGACAACTTGGCCGGTAAAAGGGTCAGTTTTTTCAGCTACGGTTCCGGCTGTGTCGCAGAGTTTTTCAGTGGTATTATCCAGCCCGGCTATGAAAAAGTCTTAATGACCGGTGATCACCTACGCCAGATTGAACAACGTCAACCGTTAAGTTACCAGCAGTATCTGGACTATTATCACAATCAAGAAACTCTGCCGGAAAACATTATTTTTCCGCAAACCAATAAAGGCCCATACCGTTTAGCGGGTATTGATGACCATAAACGCTATTACGAAAAAACCACTGATTCACAATAG